A segment of the Streptomyces pactum genome:
CGGCGAGCAACGCGACGTCTTCGCCGACATGAACGACCTGACCCTGGCGGCCTTCCTCGTCGCACTGTTCGGTACGGACCTGCCGACCCACCTGCAGAGCGAGTTCACCGCGCTCATGCCGGCCATCATGAAGGGAACGATTCGGCAGACCCTCCTGCCGGCCTGGGCCAGTCGGCTGCCGCTGCCGGCGAACCGTGCCCACGCGGCCCGGGTCGCCCGTCTACGCGCCCTCATCGATCAGGCCATCGACCACCACGCCGGCCCCACCACCGGCCCCACCACCGGACCGGCACCCGCGCAGGCCCCCGGATGCCCACACGCCGCCCGCCCCGCGGGACTCTTCGAGACTCTCCTCACCGCCCCGGAGCCACTGAGCCGGCAGCAGTTGCAGGACGAAGCCATCACCCTGCTGACCGGTGCCATCGAGACCACCGGCACCACCCTCGCCTGGACGTTGTACGAGATCAGCCAGCACGCACACATCGAGCAACGCCTGCGCGCCGAACTCGCCTCCGTCTGCCAGGGCCGACGACTGCGCTACGACGACGTCGATCGGCTGGACTACGCCCGCCGGGTACTGCAGGAGGCCGTGCGTAAGTACGGGCCCGCCTGGATGGTGACGCGAACGGCGACCCGCGACACCGATCTGGGCGGGCACTCCATTCCGGCAGGTGCGGACGTCGTATGGAGCCCCTACCTCCACCAGCACGACCCGGAGGTCTTTTCCGATCCCGATCGGTTCGACCCGGACCGCTGGACGGCCGGAGCGGCTTCCGCCACCCGTGGTTCCTTTCTCGCCTTCGGCGACGGGCGACGCAAATGCATCGGGGAGAACTTCGCCTGGGCCGAACTCCAGATCATCCTGGCGACCATCCTCCAGAACTGTTCGCACCTCGAACTGACGTCACGACCTCCTCGGGCCCAGGCAGTCGTCACCGTCAAACCCGACCGACTGACCCTCTCCTACGGCCGTCACACCCATGCCGGCCACGGACCCGCCGACGGTCAGTCGCACCGCCCGCCCACCACGTCGCAGAACGCCTCGTGATCCACCGTCCGTTGACTGGTTGACCCGTGTTCCCTCCGGTGTGCGGAGCAAGCCGGGGGCACCAACGGTCCGAGTAGGCGACGGATCCGTGTCACGCCCTGCGACGGCTCACACGATGAAGTGCCGAGGCACCGGTGTTGGAGACACCCCGGATCGCCGTCGGGCACGACCCGTGTCAGGGACCGCTCCAGCAGCCGCCCGCGCCCGGCCGGGCTTCGCGCCCGGCCGGGCAGTGGTCGGGCCTCTGATCAGCGTCTCCGACGGCACCTCTCGGACGCGGTGACACCATCCCCCCAGGTCATCTCTTCGTCATCCCAGGGGGCAACAGCCATGCCGGGCTCGGCGTGAGCACGCGACCCCCGCCCCCGCCCCACAACAAAACAGAACGCACACCGCCCACCGGGCAGTGCACAAGTGACCCGACGCGCCTACGGTGGGAAACAGACCCCACCCGGCCCGAGGAGCGCGCGATGGCCGAACCCACGGCGGCCGCAGACCGTGGCGGGCTGGCGGAAGGCCGCGCGGCGTACCGCCGCCGGGACTGGCCCCAGGCCTACGACCGGCTGTCCGCCGCCGACGCGCGAGCGCCGCTCCCGGCTGAGGACACGGAGCACCTAGCCACAACCGCGTATCTGGTCGGGCACGAGGAAACGGCCTTCGCCGCCTGGGAGCGGGCCTGGCTCGCCTTCCGCGCCGAGGGCGCGACCGGCCGCGCCGTACGGTGCGCCTTCTGGCTCGGCCTGACCCTGGCCTTGCTCGGCGAGCACTCGCGCGCGGGCGGCTGGTTCAGCCGCGCGGGACGCCTGCTGGAGGAGTCCGGCGCGGACTGCGTGGAACGCGGCTATCTCCTGGTGCCCAGCGGCGTGCAGGCACTCGGGACCGGGGACTTCGACCGTGCCCGCACCACGTGCGCCGACGTCGAGCGGATCGCCGCGCGGTTCGGCGACCCCGACCTCACCGCGTTCGGCACGCTCGGCCAGGGCCAGGCGCTGATCGGCTCCGGGGACGTGGTGCGCGGTACGGCGCTCCTGGACGAGGCGATGGTCGGCGTGACGGCCGGAGAGGTCTCCCCGGTCACCGCGGGCATCGTCTACTGCGCGGTGATCCTCGCCTGCCGGGACGCGTTCGACGTGCGGCGCGCCACGGAGTGGACGGCAGCGCTCAGCCGCTGGTGCGACGGACAACCGGGCCTCAAGCCCTACCGCGGGCAGTGTCTGGTGCACCGTTCGGAGGTCATGCAGATGCGCGGCGCGTGGTCCGACGCGCTGGCCGAGGTACGTGAGGCCTGTGCCCACATGGCCGACCGCGACTCCGACCCCGCGCTGGGCATGGCCCAGTACCAGCGGGGAGAACTGCTCCGGCTGCGCGGTGAATTCGCGCACGCCGAGGAGGCCTACCGGCAGGCCGAACGCTGGGGCTGCCCGCCGCAGCCCGGCCTGGCGCTGCTGCGGCTCGCCCAGGGCCGTACCGCCGATGCCGACGCGGCGGTGCGCAGGGTCGCGGCGCAGGCCGAGGGCGACCGGGTGCGGCGCGCCCGGATCCTCGCCGCCTACGTCGACATTCTGCTGGCCACCGGCGACACGAGCGGCGCGCGGGAGGCCGCCGACGAGCTCGGAAAGGCGGCGGACGACCTCGGGCCGCCGTATCTGCGTGCGGTCGCCGCGGGCGCGGACGGCACGGTCCTGCTCGCGGAACGCGACGCGTCCGGCGCCTGGGAGGCCCTGAACGCCGCCCGAACGCTGTGGCAGGAGCTGCGGGTCCCCTACGAGGCGGCGCGGGCCGGTGTCTCGATGGCCGAGGCGTGCGCGCTGCTCGGCGACCACGACACGGCCGGGCTGGAGCTGGACGCCGCCCGCACGGTCTTCGAAGAGCTCGGCGCCGCTCCTGACCTGGCCCGCCTGCGAGCGCGGTCCGAGCGGGCACGGCCCCCGCTGCCCGGCGGGCTGACCTCCCGCGAGGCGCAGGTGCTGCGGCTCGTCGCCGGGGGCGCCGGCAACCGGGAGATCGCCGCCACGCTCGTGATCAGCGAGAAGACCGTGGCCCGCCATCTGAGCAACATGTTCACGAAGCTGGGCGTCTCCAGCAGGGCCGCGGCCACCGCGTACGCCTACGAGCACGGCCTCACACGCTGAGCCCGCACAGCCGGGCTGCGCCTCCAGATGGGCTCCGCCTTCGCGCATGGGTGGTTCGACCCACGCCGCGCACCCGCCCGGATCTGCGTGATTCGCCCGATGCGGCACGCGCGCCGCCGGACGGAGACTCCTCGTAGAACGAAGGGGTCAGTGGAGGAGGCAGTGATGACCACAGCCACCGCACAGGACGCCAGGCGGCGTCTGCTCGCGGACATTCCCCTCATCGAGCACCGGCGCGACCTCGCCGGTGTGTCGACCGCCGTCCTGGAGGGCGGCAGCGGACCGCCCGTCGTGCTCCTGCACGGCATCGGCCAGACCTGCTTCTCGTGGGTCCGGGTGATTCCGGAGCTGGTCGACGGCTACTCGTTGGTCGTTCCCGACCTGCCGGGGCACGGCGCGTCCGAGATCGAGGACGGCCGCCCGCCCACCGCCGACCGGGCCGTCGAGTGGCTCACGGCGCTCGTCGACGACACCTGTGCCGCACCACCCGTCCTGGTGGGGCACAACATCGGCGGCGCGGCCGCGGCCCGGTTCGCGGTCGAACACTCCGAACGCCTCGCGGGACTCGTGCTCGCCGACGCCTTCGGCCTGGGCTCGTTCCGCCCGGAGCCGCGGTTCGCCCTCACCGTGGCCGCCTTCCAGATGCACGCGACCGAACGCAATTGGGACCGCATGCTGAACCGGTGCATGGTGGACTTCGACGGGGTCCAGCGCGACATGGGCGAGTGCTGGGACCGGATCGCCGACTACGCGCTGGACAGGGCCCGCGCGCCCGGTCCGAAGGCCGCGGGTCGTGCCCTGATGAAACACCTCGGCATGCCGTCCATCCCGGACGCCGATCTCGACCGCATCGACGTTCCCACGACACTGATCTGGGGTCGGCGGGACCCTGAGACGCGGCTGCGGTTCGCCGAGCGCGCCGCCGAACGGCACGGCTGGCCGCTGCACATCCTGGAGGACTGCGGCGCCGACTCCAACCTCGAACACCCGGACGCCTTCGTGGCCGCGCTGCGCACCGCGCTCCCGGCCCCGCACTAGGCGAACACGGGACAGACAGAGCACGCACGAGACAGACAGAGCACGCACGAGACAGAGACAGCACGAGAGGAAGGAGCACAGTCATGACCGCCCCCACCCGACACCCAGCGCCCACCCAGGCCCAGATCCGCGCCGCATGGGAGGCCCTCGCCCCCGCGTTCGACCGCCGGATCACGCCGCGCTCGCTCCTGTTCGCCGACGAGATCCTGTCCGGCGTACGGGTCGGACCCGGCACCCGGCTGCTGGACGTGGCCGCCGGGAGCGGTGCTCTCGCTCTCCCGGCGGCGCGCCGGGGAGCACAGGTCGTCGCTGTGGACCTCGCGCCGACGATGGTGGACCGCCTCGTCCAGCGCGCCCACGACGGGGGCCTGACAGAGACCGAGATCCGCGCGCTCGTCATGGACGGCGAGCGCCTGGAGCTGGACGACGACACGTTCGACGTGTGCGTGTCCCTCAACGGTGTGTCCCTGTTCCCCGGCCTGCACAGCGGACTGACGGAGATGGCACGCGTCACCCGGTCCGGCGGCACGGTGCTGGTGGCCGCGTTCGGCCTGCCGCAACACGTGGAGTTCATCGGCTGGACGATCGGCGCGCTGAAGGCGGCCGTGCCGGGCTTCGTACCGCTGCCCGCCGACCCGCCCCCGCTGCCGTTCCGGCTCGCTGACCCGGACCGGTTCGCGGCGGAGCTGCGGGACGCGGGACTGCGGGCAGTCGCCGTGCGGAAGGCGACGGTGGACATGTCCTTCGCGTCCGCCGCCGAGCTCCTGGACACGCTCCGCGGCAGCAACCCGATCGGCGCCGCGTGGCTCGCCGACCTCACCGAGTCGCAGGCCGCGGAGGTCAGGCAGATCCTCGACGGCATGCTCCGTGAACGCTCCGGCGGCGGCCCGGGAGCCGTCCTGCACGCGCGGCTGAACATCGGCACGGGCGTGGTCCCGTAGCCCGGACCGGCCGACAGCGGATGCGGTTCTCGGCCCGTGCCCGCAGGCGGTGGCGGAGTTCGAGCCCGGCGGTTGAGAAGGCGGGGACGGCCTCCCGCCCACCGACGGGCCAGGATGGCCAGGCCGATGTCGTTGAACCGGTGGATCACGTCCCGGACGGTGTCCTCGTCGGCCTGCACCAGCTTCGCGATCACCGGGGCCCGGCTCCCGGCGGCCCAGGCCAGCAGCATCATCACCCGCCGGTAGCGCACCGGACTGGAGCTACCAAGGCCCATGAACTGCTGGAGTTTCTGCCCCTCTTTCGAACGCGGCATCCAGCGCGCCGGGGACGTGGCGCACCACAACGCCCACGACGCCGCGCAGCACGCGTGGGACATCCGGCGGATCCTGGCGTACGTCGACACGGCGCACCACCCGCGTGGCCGACGGGGCGTGGATCACGACCGCGGGGACGTGTGCGCGGGCAGCTCCACCGTGATGCGCAGGCCGCCGGTGTCGCGCGGGGTGAGGGTGAGGGCGCCGTCGTGTGCGCGGGTGATGGTTGTGACGATGGCCAAGCCGAGGCCGACGCCCGTCTGGTCGGCGTGGATGCGCTCGGTGCCCCTCTGAAATGGTTCGGTGAGCGTCGAGACCAGGCGCGGATTCAGCTTCTCGCCGGTGTTTTCGACCGTGAGCATCACGGTGCCGGGGTGGGCGCTGGTAGTGACCCACACCCTGCCCTGTCCACACGTGTTGTGGACGATCGCGTTGTGCACGAGGTTCATGGTCAGTTGCAGCAGGAGCGCCGGCGATCCGCTCGTGGGGGTGATGTCGCCGCGGGTCTCGATGGTGACGCCGTTCTTTTCCGCGAGGGGGAGCAGCGTTTCGGTGGCTTCTTCCGCCATGAGGGACAGGTCGACCTGTTCTCGGGTGAAGGATCGCCGGTCGGCCCGGCTGAGCAAGAGCAATGCTTCTGTGAGGTCGATCGCTCGGGTATTGACAGCTTGGAGACGGTCGAGGACTTCGCCGGTGTCCTGTGATGGATCGGTGCGGGCCACGTCGAGAAGTGACTTCGAGATCGCCAGCGGGGTGCGTAGTTCGTGCGAGGCGTTGGCCGCGAATCTCTGCTGCTCGGCTAGGTGTGCTTCCAGCCGTGCGAGCATCGCGTCGAAGGCGTCGGCAAGTTCGCGGAACTCGTCCTGGCGGCCCGGCATCTGGATACGGTGCGAGAGCGATCCCGTAGTGGCCGTGCGGGTGGCGTTGGTGATGCGAGTCAGCGGGGCGAGCATTCGGCCGGCGAGGATCCATCCGCCCAGGAGGCCGAACACGAGGAGGAACACCATCACCGCGGCTGCCGTTGGCGCGAAACCGCGCACGAAGTCGGTGCCCGGAGTTGCTCTCCATGCCCCCTCTTCGTTGGTTCGCAACCATCCCTGTCGCAGGAGGAACACTCCTATGGCGGCGAGCAGCAAGGCACCGGCGAGCATGAGGAATCCGGCGTAGCTGAGCGTGAGCTTGAGGCGGACACTCAATCCGGGCGCTCTGACCACGGTTCTCTCCCCCATTCTCGGCCTGCGGCTGTGCATCGGTTCGGCAGCCGACGCCGGCGACCGTGGCGATGAACCACGGCTCACCGAGGCGCTCACAGGGTGAGACGGTGATGCGCACAGTATTGGTCAACGGATCGGTGCTTTTGTCCCACGCGCGCTCCAAAGGTTCCTCGGCACTGACGACACCACCCTCGGCGGCGATGAGGCCCTTGAGTACGGCGAACTGCTTGGGCGGCAGCGCGATGTAGCGGCCGTCCCGGTAGACCTCGCGTCGGAACGGATCCAGTCGCAGCCCCGCGATCTCACGGACCGGAGGCCGGCTGTGGGCACACCTGCGGTCGAGCGCCCGGAGCCTGAGGACGAGTTCCTGTAGTTCGAACGGTTCGGTGAGGTAGTCGTCGCGCCGGGTTCGAAGCCGGATGCCTTGTCGTCGAGGCGGTCGGCCGCGATTGCCTCCAGGCGCAGGCCATCGCGGATGGCTTCCGCATACAGGGTTCGTCCTCGACGATCAACACACGCATACTCTCGATGTTACGAGCGGGCACATATCGTCCGCGTATCAAGAACCGCTTAGAGCTCCTAACAGAATGAACCGCTCTCCGATCCGCGCGCGGTGAGGCAAGGCGAGCGCAAAGGAAGATCACTACTCTGCATGGGTGTTCTCATACGACGAGTTGACTTCACCGGAACGTGAGCTGTGGGACGCGTTCCCCGAGGGACGCCACGTGGACCTGCGCACGGGTGTGCCCGAGGACGGCCGTGTCTCCGAGGGTGGGCAATGGGGCCCCGAGCGGACGGTCCGGGCCGCCGTGATCGTGGCTCTCCTCCAGGGCGCGAACACCGAGCAGCCGAGCGCCGTCGCGTGCCTGAGGCTCGCCGGGGCGCGGATATCCGGGCACCTCGACCTGGCCGGCGCACAGATCGCTCACGCCCTCTGGATCGAGGACTGCTGGTTCGAGGAGGGCGTGGACCTCTCCGGAGCATCGACCCAGTCCATTGCGATCGTTGGCAGCCGAGTGCCGGGCGTGGAAGCCGGCTCGATCCGTATCGAGGGACGCCTCGACCTGCGGCACTCCCGCCTGGAAGCTAGCTCTGCCTCGTCTTTCCACCGCAGGATCACCGCCTTGTCGCTCATCAACGCCCACGTGAGCGGCGCCGTGAACCTCAACGGCGCCGAGATCACCGCACCCGAGGAATGGGCGGTGTCCGCCGGCGGACTGGTAGCGGAGGGCGGCTTCTACTGCAAGGACGGATTCGTCGCGCACGGCGAAGTCCGTCTCATGGGGGCACAGCTGCCAGGCGGATTGCACATGCGGGGCGCACTACTGGAACACCCCGGCCAGCGCGGGGTGGCGCTCGCCCTGGACAACGCCGTGGCCTCGACGCTCGACTTCTCCGACGGGTTCACCGCTCACGGGACCGTACGGCTGCGGGGCGCCCGGATCTCGGACCTGACCTTTGAAGGAGCCGTCCTGAACGGGCCGCCCGACGGCTACGGTCCGTCAGTGGAAGCAGTATTGGTACAGGCCGTCGACTTCGACTTCAGGCTCGCCCGGCCACCGTCCGGCATCGTGGACCTGCGGGGCGCGCAGGTGTCCTACCTCCACGACAGCGACCACAGCTGGCCGGACGTGGTGGAGCTGGACGGCTTCGTCTACGGCTCCATCAAGTTGGACGAGGCAGGCGAGCGACGGGAGGCAGTGGGGCGGCGGGACTCCGTGGCCCGCCGCGTGGCATGGATACGACGCAGCCCGGGCTACAGCCCCCAGCCCTATGAGCAGTTGGCGAGCTGGTACCGGAAGGCCGGCCACGACGACGATGCCCGCCGCGTGCTCCTGGCCAAACAGCGCCATCGGCGTCGAACTCTGCCCCCGGCCGCGCGTGTGTGGGGGCACCTGCTCGATGCGACCGTCGGCTATGGCTACCGCCCCTGGCTGGCCGGCGTCTGGCTCCTCGTGCTGACCTCGCTGGGCACGCTGTCCTTCGGCACTCACTCCCCCAACCCGGTCAAACAAGGCGAAGGCGCCCCGTTCCAGCCCCTCGTCTACACCCTCGACCTTTTGATCCCCATCGGAGGTCTGGGTCAGCGCACGGCGTGGTACTGGGCGAACGACAGCCTCCAGTGGCTGGCCTACCTGCTGATCGCCTTCGGCTGGGTGCTGACAACCGCCGTCATCGCGGGTGTCACCCGCACCCTGCAGAAGAACTAACGAGTGACATCTGAGTTCAGGCGTCGCCAGCAGACCAGTGCGCATCCGAGCGTGCGGAAGGCTTCGTGGACGTCGTCGCGGATTTCCCAGCGGATCCGCAGGCGGCGGAACCAGCGAAGGTGGGCGAACGCACGCTCCACGATCCAGCGTTGGGCGCCCAGGCCGGAGCCGTGCTCAGTGCCGCGAGGGGCGATCAGCGGCTTCACACCGAGAGCCCAGACCAGGCGGCGGTACTTGTCGTGGTCGTAGCCGCGGTCGCCCAGTACCAGTCCGGGCGGCGCCGGGGCCGACCGCGCTTGCCGCGCACGGGCGGCACAGCCTGGAGGAGTGGGATCAGATGGGTGACGTTGTCGCGGTTGCCGTCGGTCAGGGGGGCAGCGAGCGGGGTGCCGGGTTCGACGCTCAACCTTGGGCAGCAGCGGCTCGATCACCGCCCACAGCTCGTCGTCGGCCTCCCATGGCTTCGGCCGCGCCACTCCGCACCCCCAGATCACCAGGTCCGGAGCAGTCCAACCACCTCGAAGATCATTTTGTTAGTAGTTCTTACAGGAAATGCCGAACTGAGACACCGGGGATGGGAGCGCCCCCCTGGCGCCCCGTCACCAGCCGGTAAGCAACTGCAGTGGCCGCCCCTCCCCGCACTTGTCTGGCCTTGGAACTGTGTGAGGAGGGTGGGGATCGAAGAGCAGCCCTTGATCGCCGGATTGTAGGTTTTGGCCATGACTTTTGACTGGCGGATGGATCGGATCGGGACTGCGCTGAGGGGCGAGAACCCGACCGTGCTGCGACGCCTGACGGCCGGGTTCGCGGTGATCGGGGATGTTCAGTTCCTGCCGGGCTACTCAGTTCTGCTCATCGACGAACCGGATGTGCAGCGGTTGTCGGATCTGTCGAGGCCGAAGCGGCTGTCGTTCCTGTCCGACATGGACCAGCTCGGTGAAGCGGTCGAGCGTGCCTGTCGGCGGCTGGATCCGGCTTTCCGACGGGTCAACCTGGAGATCTTGGGGAATACGGACCCGTTCTTGCACGCGCACGTCTGGCCGCGGTTCGACTGGGAGCCGGCCGATGTGGTGGGTGCTCCGGTGTGGCTCTACCCGCGTGAGCGGTGGAGTGACGAGCAGTCCAGGCTTGGTCCGCGGCATGACGTGCTGCGGGATGCGATCAGCAGCGAACTGGACCGGCTGCGATCGGTGGCCTGACGTTTCGGGCCCCGCCCACCGACAGGTCGGCGGGCCCGGTCATCGGTGACGGTCAGCCGAAGCTCACTGGAGACGTCTGAGTGGATCGATGGCGGTGACGCGGTTGCTGATCGCGGGGCGGGCGGCTTCCTGGGCGGCGAGCAGGTGGCGAAGGTCCTTCGTGAGGCGCTCGCCAGGTCGGCGCCTTCCCCAAGCGGGACACCGCAGCCGGCGGGCGTACCGCGTACTCGACGAGCAAGCTGGCCGTGATCTACCTGGTTCACGAGTACCGCCGGCTGCCGGCCGGGATAGACGCCGTCGCCTACA
Coding sequences within it:
- a CDS encoding cytochrome P450 translates to MNAPHFTSTPTALGSLPLVGHAHHLARTPLPFIASLRERGSVVRIRIGTAPAYVVTDPALTRKVLVTDAADFTKGGKIIDALRVFFGDGLATVADGDTHLRNRRLMQPMFNKAHIATRGDAMIDQVQTMVAAWEDGEQRDVFADMNDLTLAAFLVALFGTDLPTHLQSEFTALMPAIMKGTIRQTLLPAWASRLPLPANRAHAARVARLRALIDQAIDHHAGPTTGPTTGPAPAQAPGCPHAARPAGLFETLLTAPEPLSRQQLQDEAITLLTGAIETTGTTLAWTLYEISQHAHIEQRLRAELASVCQGRRLRYDDVDRLDYARRVLQEAVRKYGPAWMVTRTATRDTDLGGHSIPAGADVVWSPYLHQHDPEVFSDPDRFDPDRWTAGAASATRGSFLAFGDGRRKCIGENFAWAELQIILATILQNCSHLELTSRPPRAQAVVTVKPDRLTLSYGRHTHAGHGPADGQSHRPPTTSQNAS
- a CDS encoding LuxR family transcriptional regulator, yielding MAEPTAAADRGGLAEGRAAYRRRDWPQAYDRLSAADARAPLPAEDTEHLATTAYLVGHEETAFAAWERAWLAFRAEGATGRAVRCAFWLGLTLALLGEHSRAGGWFSRAGRLLEESGADCVERGYLLVPSGVQALGTGDFDRARTTCADVERIAARFGDPDLTAFGTLGQGQALIGSGDVVRGTALLDEAMVGVTAGEVSPVTAGIVYCAVILACRDAFDVRRATEWTAALSRWCDGQPGLKPYRGQCLVHRSEVMQMRGAWSDALAEVREACAHMADRDSDPALGMAQYQRGELLRLRGEFAHAEEAYRQAERWGCPPQPGLALLRLAQGRTADADAAVRRVAAQAEGDRVRRARILAAYVDILLATGDTSGAREAADELGKAADDLGPPYLRAVAAGADGTVLLAERDASGAWEALNAARTLWQELRVPYEAARAGVSMAEACALLGDHDTAGLELDAARTVFEELGAAPDLARLRARSERARPPLPGGLTSREAQVLRLVAGGAGNREIAATLVISEKTVARHLSNMFTKLGVSSRAAATAYAYEHGLTR
- a CDS encoding alpha/beta fold hydrolase, yielding MTTATAQDARRRLLADIPLIEHRRDLAGVSTAVLEGGSGPPVVLLHGIGQTCFSWVRVIPELVDGYSLVVPDLPGHGASEIEDGRPPTADRAVEWLTALVDDTCAAPPVLVGHNIGGAAAARFAVEHSERLAGLVLADAFGLGSFRPEPRFALTVAAFQMHATERNWDRMLNRCMVDFDGVQRDMGECWDRIADYALDRARAPGPKAAGRALMKHLGMPSIPDADLDRIDVPTTLIWGRRDPETRLRFAERAAERHGWPLHILEDCGADSNLEHPDAFVAALRTALPAPH
- a CDS encoding class I SAM-dependent methyltransferase: MTAPTRHPAPTQAQIRAAWEALAPAFDRRITPRSLLFADEILSGVRVGPGTRLLDVAAGSGALALPAARRGAQVVAVDLAPTMVDRLVQRAHDGGLTETEIRALVMDGERLELDDDTFDVCVSLNGVSLFPGLHSGLTEMARVTRSGGTVLVAAFGLPQHVEFIGWTIGALKAAVPGFVPLPADPPPLPFRLADPDRFAAELRDAGLRAVAVRKATVDMSFASAAELLDTLRGSNPIGAAWLADLTESQAAEVRQILDGMLRERSGGGPGAVLHARLNIGTGVVP
- a CDS encoding sensor histidine kinase; amino-acid sequence: MVRAPGLSVRLKLTLSYAGFLMLAGALLLAAIGVFLLRQGWLRTNEEGAWRATPGTDFVRGFAPTAAAVMVFLLVFGLLGGWILAGRMLAPLTRITNATRTATTGSLSHRIQMPGRQDEFRELADAFDAMLARLEAHLAEQQRFAANASHELRTPLAISKSLLDVARTDPSQDTGEVLDRLQAVNTRAIDLTEALLLLSRADRRSFTREQVDLSLMAEEATETLLPLAEKNGVTIETRGDITPTSGSPALLLQLTMNLVHNAIVHNTCGQGRVWVTTSAHPGTVMLTVENTGEKLNPRLVSTLTEPFQRGTERIHADQTGVGLGLAIVTTITRAHDGALTLTPRDTGGLRITVELPAHTSPRS